A region of Ornithodoros turicata isolate Travis chromosome 5, ASM3712646v1, whole genome shotgun sequence DNA encodes the following proteins:
- the LOC135395145 gene encoding very long chain fatty acid elongase AAEL008004-like, protein MSTLTSSFTSPVMDLYRYILSKRDPRTMGWSLSGDPKFMFPVIFAYLYIVKIGGPRWMMNRKPFQNLKPVIMAYNFAMVVTNSIFFVLYLRHSYLGGGYNLFCQGVTYSRDDNTMALLNLTWWYIFVRIADFFDTIFFLLRKKFSHITVLHVVHHTLVVFSGWLWITFGCDGQVLLGICFNSFIHIIMYSYYFLAALGPSVQKYLWWKKYLTRLQILQFIILTIHVSIPMFYDCGYPMILTMLATAQGMLGLVLFINFYINAYYRKSTQTNFCTLQEDVIDRKDK, encoded by the coding sequence ATGTCGACATTGACGTCCTCCTTCACGTCACCCGTTATGGATCTCTACAGGTACATCCTTTCAAAGAGGGACCCGAGGACCATGGGCTGGAGCTTGAGTGGTGATCCCAAGTTCATGTTCCCTGTCATTTTTGCTTACCTCTACATTGTGAAGATAGGTGGGCCGCGATGGATGATGAACCGCAAGCCGTTTCAGAACCTCAAGCCCGTGATCATGGCGTATAACTTCGCCATGGTGGTCACGAATTCCATTTTCTTCGTATTGTACCTTCGGCACTCTTACCTGGGCGGTGGCTACAACTTGTTCTGTCAAGGCGTTACTTATTCGAGAGATGACAACACCATGGCGTTGTTAAACCTGACCTGGTGGTATATCTTCGTGAGGATCGCTGACTTTTTCGATACGATATTCTTTCTGCTGCGTAAGAAGTTCTCCCACATCACCGTGCTTCACGTGGTGCATCACACTCTGGTTGTCTTCAGTGGCTGGCTGTGGATAACATTCGGCTGCGACGGACAAGTTCTTCTGGGGATCTGCTTCAACTCCTTCATTCATATCATCATGTATTCGTACTATTTTCTCGCTGCACTCGGGCCGTCGGTTCAGAAGTATCTCTGGTGGAAGAAGTACTTGACCAGGCTCCAGATCCTCCAGTTCATCATTCTGACGATCCACGTTTCAATACCCATGTTCTACGACTGCGGGTACCCCATGATATTGACCATGCTGGCTACTGCTCAAGGCATGCTGGGGCTGGTACTTTTCATCAACTTTTACATCAATGCGTACTACAGGAAGAGCACGCAAACGAACTTTTGCACGTTACAGGAAGACGTCATTGATAGAAAGGATAAGTAG
- the LOC135395260 gene encoding very long chain fatty acid elongase AAEL008004-like, which yields MSTIISLDSFLTDYLHLPQDPRTKDWVMVKYPSMVLSTIGLYLYFVKVWGPNYMKGRQPYNLKTAILLYNAFMVVASTVFLVRILSLTYVGGGYSLFCQGLDYSTAPMAMELLNVYWWLRIVRLADFLDTIFFVLRKKFSQVSALHVVHHALVALDCWFWHRIGTDGHSSFIICLNTFVHVVMYSYYLLSSLGPHMQKYLWWKRYLTQLQITQFIVAMFHGSIPLFYDCGYPKLYVYFAMPQGVLFLYLFFQFYFKVYIHRPGKGFHTVCNAQTGLITQDEKQQEVKSS from the coding sequence ATGTCAACCATCATCAGTCTGGACAGTTTTTTGACTGATTACCTTCATCTTCCGCAAGATCCTCGAACAAAGGACTGGGTGATGGTGAAGTACCCTTCAATGGTGCTGTCTACCATTGGATTGTACCTCTACTTTGTGAAAGTTTGGGGTCCCAACTATATGAAAGGTAGGCAACCGTACAACCTCAAGACGGCCATCTTGCTCTACAATGCTTTCATGGTCGTCGCCAGTACCGTGTTTCTCGTGAGGATACTGAGCCTTACGTACGTCGGAGGTGGGTACAGCCTCTTCTGTCAGGGCCTGGACTACTCCACGGCACCAATGGCCATGGAACTACTCAACGTCTACTGGTGGCTGAGGATAGTCCGTCTCGCAGACTTTCTGGATACTATCTTCTTCGTGCTTCGGAAGAAGTTCAGCCAGGTGTCAGCCCTGCACGTTGTTCATCATGCCCTTGTCGCCTTGGATTGCTGGTTTTGGCATCGCATCGGAACTGATGGACACTCGTCGTTTATCATCTGCCTGAACACGTTCGTTCACGTTGTGATGTACTCCTACTACCTCCTTTCTTCGCTCGGACCTCACATGCAGAAGTACCTGTGGTGGAAGAGGTACCTTACCCAGCTTCAAATCACGCAGTTCATTGTCGCCATGTTCCACGGATCTATTCCCCTATTCTACGACTGTGGttatcccaagctgtacgtcTATTTCGCTATGCCGCAGGGTGTGCTATTTTTGTACCTCTTCTTCCAATTCTATTTCAAAGTGTACATTCACCGTCCTGGCAAAGGGTTTCATACTGTGTGCAACGCTCAGACGGGATTAATTACTCAAGATGAGAAGCAGCAAGAAGTGAAGAGCAGTTAG